A single region of the Arthrobacter sp. PAMC25564 genome encodes:
- the fdhD gene encoding formate dehydrogenase accessory sulfurtransferase FdhD has translation MGRVTQRRKVHKFVLDGSPQALEFPVRHREDVLAVEEPLEIRLGSLSFSVTMRTPGHDFDLVAGFLVSEGVIWSAEQLVSLRFCAGEDEDGVQTFNVVEAQLRPDVVRPDTGRKVYTSSSCGICGTDSIDAVRKSSHFSPALDPLTVPVQTLAALPELLRESQAVFDATGGVHAAGLFRIADDGSAELLCLREDVGRHNAVDKVVGWALREGLLPLEGTVLQVSGRASFELVQKASLAGIPVLAAVSAPSSLAVELAEASGMTLAGFSRGTSLNVYAGHGRVSVPAVAG, from the coding sequence ATGGGCCGCGTGACACAGCGCCGCAAGGTGCACAAGTTTGTCCTCGACGGATCGCCCCAGGCCCTCGAGTTCCCGGTCCGGCACCGCGAAGACGTGCTCGCCGTCGAGGAACCCCTCGAAATCCGGCTGGGCAGTCTTTCCTTCTCCGTCACCATGCGCACCCCGGGCCACGACTTCGACCTCGTGGCGGGATTCCTGGTGTCCGAGGGGGTGATCTGGAGTGCCGAACAGCTCGTCTCGCTGCGGTTCTGCGCCGGCGAGGATGAGGACGGGGTCCAGACATTCAACGTCGTCGAAGCCCAGCTGCGGCCCGACGTCGTGCGGCCGGACACCGGACGGAAGGTCTACACCTCAAGTTCCTGCGGAATCTGCGGCACGGATTCGATCGATGCGGTGCGCAAGTCCTCGCATTTCAGCCCGGCCCTGGACCCGCTGACCGTTCCGGTGCAGACGCTGGCGGCCCTGCCGGAGCTGCTGCGGGAGTCCCAGGCCGTCTTCGACGCCACCGGTGGCGTGCACGCCGCCGGACTGTTCCGGATTGCCGACGACGGCTCCGCAGAGCTGCTGTGCCTGAGGGAAGATGTGGGGCGCCACAACGCCGTCGACAAGGTGGTCGGCTGGGCCTTGCGTGAGGGCCTGCTGCCGCTGGAGGGCACCGTGCTTCAGGTCTCGGGAAGGGCGTCGTTCGAGCTGGTCCAGAAGGCTTCGCTGGCCGGGATTCCCGTGCTGGCCGCCGTCAGCGCGCCCTCAAGCCTGGCCGTCGAGCTGGCTGAGGCCAGCGGAATGACCCTGGCCGGCTTCAGCCGCGGAACCAGCCTGAATGTCTACGCCGGCCACGGCCGGGTGAGTGTCCCCGCCGTGGCCGGCTAG
- a CDS encoding molybdopterin-binding protein, whose amino-acid sequence MTPPPPYGGAAAAGHEPGSDDYAPAPGAGLAAEVPRVAAAPAPHRHLAHTWHEARQLAFDCATPIPAAPVALRQALGRTLAADVAALQDMPHYASSAMDGWAVNGSGPWILAEPDQRLAPHQASPIVTGGLLPPGAKAVLRSESGTVATDEDGLPVLKTGGAAKPGEPRNGQHIRKAAEEAAVGDLLIKGGSLLNPAHLALAALAGYDTLPVLGKAVVRLVLTGSEVVSSGLPGPGKVRDTFGPQLGGVVGMLGGVCTEEVKIGDRYAEWLAALEDTENESLPADVVITTGGTGPSGTDHLRRAVAELGGRLLIDGIAMRPGHPAVLAELPDGRFVLGLPGNPLAAMMALSTIGGPLLAALGHRSLSPIAEVPCGSMIDAEPGRTRLMPFRLLYGMASPAQHTGPGMMRGLAAADGVLVVPPHGAQLGELVPAFALPWGAPIPDPGQAAAKTRTAAKRPARKPLADDGPVDWSALLG is encoded by the coding sequence ATGACCCCTCCACCTCCTTATGGCGGTGCAGCCGCTGCCGGGCACGAGCCTGGCTCCGACGATTACGCCCCGGCGCCCGGCGCGGGCCTGGCTGCCGAGGTGCCCAGGGTTGCCGCGGCACCGGCTCCCCACCGGCACCTCGCCCACACCTGGCACGAGGCCCGGCAACTTGCGTTTGACTGTGCCACCCCCATCCCCGCGGCCCCGGTGGCGCTCCGGCAGGCACTGGGCCGCACGCTCGCAGCGGATGTTGCGGCGCTGCAGGACATGCCACATTATGCGTCGTCGGCGATGGACGGCTGGGCCGTCAACGGCAGCGGACCGTGGATCCTGGCGGAGCCGGACCAGCGGCTGGCTCCGCACCAGGCAAGTCCGATTGTCACCGGGGGGCTGCTCCCTCCCGGCGCGAAGGCCGTGCTGCGGAGCGAGAGCGGCACCGTCGCCACGGATGAGGACGGACTGCCGGTCCTGAAGACCGGCGGCGCGGCCAAACCCGGCGAGCCGCGCAACGGCCAACACATCCGGAAAGCCGCGGAGGAGGCCGCCGTCGGTGATCTGCTGATCAAGGGCGGCTCCCTGCTCAACCCCGCCCATCTGGCCCTCGCGGCCCTGGCCGGCTACGACACCCTGCCCGTGTTGGGCAAAGCCGTCGTCCGGCTCGTGCTCACCGGCTCGGAGGTGGTCTCCTCGGGTCTGCCCGGACCAGGCAAAGTACGAGACACCTTCGGCCCGCAGCTGGGCGGCGTCGTGGGCATGCTCGGCGGTGTCTGCACCGAAGAGGTGAAAATCGGGGACAGGTACGCCGAATGGCTCGCCGCGCTGGAGGACACGGAAAACGAAAGCCTGCCGGCCGACGTCGTCATCACCACGGGCGGGACGGGCCCGTCGGGGACCGACCACCTCCGGCGCGCCGTCGCTGAACTGGGCGGCCGGCTGCTGATCGACGGCATCGCGATGCGTCCGGGCCACCCCGCCGTGCTGGCCGAGCTGCCGGACGGGCGCTTCGTCCTGGGCCTGCCAGGAAACCCGTTGGCGGCCATGATGGCGCTGTCGACCATCGGGGGCCCGCTCCTCGCAGCGCTGGGACACCGATCGCTTTCACCCATCGCGGAGGTGCCCTGCGGGTCGATGATCGACGCCGAGCCGGGCCGCACCCGTCTTATGCCTTTCCGCCTGCTCTATGGGATGGCGTCGCCGGCACAGCACACCGGCCCCGGGATGATGCGGGGACTGGCCGCGGCCGACGGCGTCCTTGTCGTTCCGCCGCACGGGGCGCAGCTGGGGGAGCTGGTCCCGGCATTCGCGCTCCCCTGGGGCGCCCCCATCCCGGATCCCGGCCAGGCCGCGGCGAAAACCAGGACGGCCGCGAAAAGGCCGGCCCGGAAACCGCTCGCGGACGACGGGCCGGTGGACTGGAGCGCCCTGCTCGGCTAA
- a CDS encoding DUF6457 domain-containing protein, with amino-acid sequence MKSQDETLEDWCRALLQALELEDVEIDINEVLALAGVAAHSVVRPAAPLTTFIAGFAAGLASGSGQTTDAVSMAAALGIARKLASDYAATEVSGT; translated from the coding sequence GTGAAAAGCCAGGATGAAACGCTCGAAGACTGGTGCCGTGCGCTGCTCCAGGCACTGGAACTGGAAGACGTCGAGATTGACATCAACGAAGTCCTTGCCCTGGCCGGCGTGGCAGCCCATTCCGTGGTGCGCCCCGCCGCGCCGCTGACGACCTTTATCGCCGGCTTTGCCGCCGGGCTGGCCTCCGGTTCCGGCCAAACCACGGATGCTGTCTCCATGGCGGCCGCCCTGGGAATTGCCAGGAAACTCGCCTCGGACTATGCAGCCACCGAAGTCTCCGGGACATGA
- a CDS encoding NTP transferase domain-containing protein, producing the protein MEFDAVILAGGRSSRLGGAPKAELRYDGATLLDLAVQAARGARTIAVVGPHPGTLPPGVLNCREEPPFAGPAAAIAAGLSTLEQDRAARRLDGPAPLTLVLACDMPRVDAAVRALKAALEQPGAASRDGVMAVSADGRKQPLAGFYNTAALQRSAAEAAHRGALKDASVFALLANLDVRAVRVPSGSTDDVDTWDDASALGVTGPIQGNDPGDRSGAPAAGLDFGGKR; encoded by the coding sequence GTGGAATTTGATGCGGTTATTCTGGCCGGTGGCCGGTCCTCCCGGTTAGGCGGCGCGCCCAAAGCGGAACTGCGGTACGACGGCGCCACGCTCCTTGACCTCGCGGTCCAGGCGGCCCGCGGCGCGCGGACGATCGCCGTCGTCGGGCCGCACCCGGGGACGCTGCCGCCCGGTGTGCTGAACTGCCGCGAGGAGCCGCCGTTCGCGGGTCCGGCGGCAGCCATCGCCGCCGGTCTCTCCACGCTGGAACAGGACCGTGCGGCCCGCCGCCTCGACGGACCCGCACCCCTGACCCTGGTCCTGGCCTGCGACATGCCGCGCGTGGATGCCGCAGTCCGTGCGCTCAAAGCAGCCCTGGAACAGCCCGGGGCCGCAAGCCGCGACGGCGTTATGGCGGTCTCCGCGGATGGACGAAAGCAGCCCCTTGCCGGCTTTTATAACACAGCTGCGCTTCAACGCTCTGCCGCGGAAGCCGCACACCGTGGCGCGCTCAAAGACGCCTCGGTATTCGCACTTCTTGCTAATCTTGATGTGCGGGCAGTTCGCGTCCCCTCCGGTTCCACCGACGATGTCGACACCTGGGACGACGCCTCCGCCCTGGGGGTAACCGGCCCGATCCAGGGCAACGATCCGGGCGACCGGTCCGGAGCCCCCGCAGCTGGACTCGACTTTGGAGGCAAACGGTGA
- a CDS encoding HNH endonuclease, producing the protein MRTLVLNAGYEPLAVVTFRRALVLVLTGKASVVAEGEDPVVGPQDILGRPSVILLHRYIRPRYNTMTAVSRRGVLRRDGQRCAYCGKAAHTIDHVQPKSRGGADSWENLVAACLRCNNAKGDHTPAEMGWKLSFVPAPPKGTTWQIKELEKPAPDWDPFLLPESAA; encoded by the coding sequence ATGCGCACGCTCGTACTGAATGCTGGATATGAACCGCTGGCGGTTGTAACGTTCCGCCGGGCGCTTGTTCTTGTGCTGACCGGAAAGGCCAGTGTGGTGGCCGAAGGGGAGGACCCCGTCGTCGGGCCCCAGGACATCCTCGGCCGGCCCTCGGTGATTCTCCTACACCGCTACATCCGCCCCCGGTACAACACGATGACGGCGGTCAGCCGGCGCGGGGTGCTCCGCCGGGACGGCCAGCGCTGCGCCTATTGCGGCAAGGCTGCCCACACCATAGACCATGTCCAGCCGAAGTCGCGCGGCGGAGCCGATTCCTGGGAAAACCTCGTGGCCGCCTGCCTGCGCTGCAACAACGCCAAGGGGGACCACACCCCGGCGGAAATGGGCTGGAAGCTAAGCTTTGTCCCGGCCCCGCCGAAGGGTACGACGTGGCAGATCAAGGAACTCGAAAAGCCGGCTCCGGACTGGGATCCCTTCCTGCTACCGGAGTCTGCCGCCTGA
- a CDS encoding NlpC/P60 family protein: MTTRANARHRAEVTKTNSLAVIAKAVGENAGGMGRQAAVIAAASGLVLTSGIAANAAETNVQRESTSASALDVQSAAPATISAASTIAISYEKPAVSTSPAPVVEAAKPVVEVQDAAAATTGGSQLATAGTAGALAPAAIGSGAGATIAAAAYAQLGVSQDCTALATNALAAAGIHYHGWPAGYLSLGRTVSAAEAQPGDLAYYQNGGVGMAHIAVYVGNGMAVHGGWNGGTTALYSVNIGSGPVFIRVGG; the protein is encoded by the coding sequence ATGACTACTCGTGCAAATGCACGGCACCGCGCCGAGGTCACCAAGACCAACTCGCTGGCTGTCATTGCCAAGGCTGTCGGCGAAAACGCTGGCGGCATGGGTCGCCAGGCTGCAGTCATCGCTGCAGCATCCGGCCTGGTCCTGACCAGCGGCATTGCAGCCAACGCTGCTGAGACCAACGTCCAGCGCGAATCCACCTCCGCGTCCGCCCTGGATGTCCAGTCAGCTGCCCCGGCAACTATCTCGGCTGCCTCCACGATTGCGATCTCCTACGAGAAGCCGGCTGTTTCCACGTCACCGGCTCCCGTCGTCGAGGCTGCCAAGCCCGTCGTCGAGGTCCAGGACGCGGCTGCCGCCACGACCGGCGGCAGCCAGCTTGCCACCGCGGGTACCGCTGGCGCCCTGGCGCCGGCCGCCATCGGAAGCGGCGCCGGCGCAACCATCGCCGCCGCTGCCTACGCCCAGCTGGGCGTTTCACAGGACTGCACCGCACTGGCCACGAACGCCCTGGCCGCCGCCGGCATCCACTACCACGGCTGGCCGGCAGGTTACCTGTCCTTGGGCCGCACCGTGAGCGCCGCCGAGGCCCAGCCGGGCGACCTCGCCTACTACCAGAATGGTGGCGTGGGCATGGCCCACATCGCCGTCTACGTCGGCAACGGCATGGCCGTCCACGGCGGGTGGAACGGTGGAACCACCGCACTGTACAGCGTCAACATCGGCTCCGGTCCGGTGTTCATCCGCGTAGGCGGCTAG
- a CDS encoding M23 family metallopeptidase, whose amino-acid sequence MTTQTTRGRRRAIGPAPEQRPAAAVQADRPRDAHRDERRGRRSPFRQVTDFAAASGVGQKAGIALAATGLVLTVTVPVTGPAMATNAGAPAGSVSAAAQPDVTAAAAAKIDFSRTAVSTKGDPDGKLKQLLSAQSVGTITRAASAGTLGAPLDQMITASPFGYRVSPITGGAGEFHRGQDYAAQCGTSVHAAASGTVTFNGWHPYGGGNRVVIDHGNGLETTYNHLSSSSVQVGQKVSRGDIIALSGTTGASTGCHLHFEVMVNGDVVDPLGWL is encoded by the coding sequence TTGACCACCCAGACCACCAGGGGCCGTCGCCGCGCGATCGGTCCCGCTCCGGAGCAGCGCCCGGCAGCCGCCGTTCAGGCTGACCGCCCGCGGGATGCGCACCGTGATGAACGCCGCGGCCGCCGCAGCCCGTTCCGCCAGGTCACGGACTTCGCTGCTGCCAGCGGAGTCGGGCAGAAGGCCGGAATCGCCCTCGCCGCCACGGGCCTGGTCCTGACCGTCACGGTCCCCGTCACCGGTCCGGCGATGGCAACGAACGCCGGCGCTCCTGCCGGCTCGGTCTCAGCCGCAGCCCAGCCGGACGTCACTGCCGCTGCCGCCGCCAAAATCGACTTCAGCCGCACGGCCGTCAGCACCAAAGGTGATCCGGATGGAAAACTCAAGCAGCTGTTGAGTGCCCAGTCCGTGGGCACCATTACGCGCGCGGCGTCGGCCGGCACCCTGGGTGCCCCGTTGGACCAGATGATCACGGCCTCGCCCTTCGGCTACCGCGTCAGCCCGATCACCGGGGGCGCGGGCGAGTTCCACCGCGGCCAGGACTACGCGGCCCAGTGCGGAACCTCCGTCCATGCAGCAGCCAGCGGCACCGTGACCTTCAACGGATGGCACCCGTACGGCGGTGGAAACCGGGTGGTGATCGACCACGGCAACGGCTTGGAGACCACCTACAACCACCTGTCCTCGTCTTCCGTCCAGGTCGGCCAGAAGGTCTCCCGGGGCGACATCATCGCGCTGAGCGGCACCACCGGCGCCTCCACCGGCTGCCACCTCCACTTCGAAGTGATGGTCAACGGCGACGTCGTTGACCCCCTTGGCTGGCTCTAG
- a CDS encoding metal-dependent transcriptional regulator: MTDLIDTTEMYLRTILELEEENIVALRARIAERLRHSGPTVSQTIGRMERDGLVVVSGDRHLELTETGRKRAVEVMRKHRLAERLLADVIGLDWAYVHEEACRWEHVMSERVERRIFDLLNQPTVSPYGNPIPGLAELGGLPSHAYTDGVVNLLEAMAGYGADSRVTVNRLAEPIQVEPELLVQLDEGGIRPGALISLERVGEYISVRVADIEGALELPPEVAAHVFVTVA, translated from the coding sequence ATGACGGATCTGATTGATACCACCGAGATGTATCTTCGGACCATTCTGGAACTTGAAGAAGAAAACATCGTCGCCCTCCGCGCCCGGATCGCCGAACGGCTCCGCCACTCCGGACCCACCGTCTCCCAGACCATCGGGCGGATGGAACGCGACGGCCTCGTCGTCGTTTCCGGCGACCGGCACCTTGAGCTGACGGAAACAGGCCGGAAACGCGCCGTCGAAGTCATGCGCAAACACCGCCTCGCCGAACGCCTGCTGGCCGACGTGATCGGCCTCGACTGGGCCTACGTCCACGAGGAGGCCTGCCGCTGGGAGCACGTGATGAGCGAGCGGGTCGAGCGGCGGATCTTCGACCTGCTCAACCAACCGACCGTCTCGCCCTACGGAAACCCGATCCCCGGTCTTGCCGAGCTCGGCGGGCTGCCGTCCCACGCCTACACCGACGGGGTGGTGAACCTGCTGGAAGCCATGGCTGGCTACGGCGCCGATTCGCGGGTCACCGTCAACCGGCTGGCCGAGCCCATCCAGGTGGAACCTGAACTCCTGGTCCAGCTCGATGAAGGCGGGATCAGGCCGGGCGCCCTGATTTCCCTGGAGCGGGTGGGGGAGTACATCTCGGTCCGTGTGGCGGACATCGAGGGCGCGCTGGAGCTGCCGCCCGAAGTGGCCGCCCATGTGTTTGTTACCGTCGCCTAA
- the serC gene encoding phosphoserine transaminase: MSDTSITIPANILPKDGRFGAGPSKVRPEQMEALSAASATLLGTSHRQAPVKNLVGSIRNGLGEFFRAPEGYEVILGVGGSTAFWDIASFGLVQDKAQHLSFGEFGSKFASATNKAPFLAASSIIKAEPGTRPTAQAEAGVDVYAWPQNETSTGVAAPVKRVAGADDGSLVLVDATSAAGGLDVDVAEADVYYFAPQKNFASDGGLWLGLFSPAALERAARIKAGDRWIPDFLDLQTAIDNSRLNQTYNTPALATLVTLDAQVQWLNASGGLDFASARTADSAGRIYRWAEASEYATPFVAKAEDRSNVIATIDFDDSIDASAIAKVLRANGIVDTEPYRKLGRNQLRIATFVAIEPDDVSALLECIDFVVAELKK; this comes from the coding sequence GTGAGCGACACCAGCATCACGATTCCCGCAAACATCCTGCCCAAGGACGGACGGTTCGGCGCCGGACCCTCCAAGGTCCGTCCGGAACAGATGGAGGCCCTCTCCGCGGCGTCGGCGACGCTGCTGGGGACCTCCCACCGCCAGGCACCCGTCAAGAACCTTGTCGGCTCTATCCGGAACGGGCTCGGCGAGTTCTTCCGCGCCCCGGAGGGCTACGAGGTCATCCTCGGTGTCGGCGGTTCCACCGCCTTCTGGGACATTGCCAGCTTCGGCCTGGTCCAGGACAAGGCCCAGCACCTGTCCTTTGGCGAGTTCGGCTCGAAGTTCGCCTCGGCCACCAACAAGGCGCCCTTCCTGGCCGCGTCCTCCATCATCAAGGCCGAGCCCGGCACCCGCCCCACCGCCCAGGCGGAGGCCGGCGTCGACGTGTATGCCTGGCCCCAGAACGAGACCTCGACCGGTGTGGCCGCCCCGGTGAAGCGGGTGGCCGGCGCCGATGACGGATCGCTCGTGCTGGTGGACGCTACCTCAGCGGCCGGCGGGCTGGACGTGGACGTCGCCGAAGCGGACGTCTATTACTTCGCGCCGCAAAAGAATTTCGCTTCCGACGGCGGCCTGTGGCTCGGCCTGTTCTCTCCGGCAGCGCTGGAGCGTGCGGCCCGGATCAAGGCCGGAGACCGCTGGATCCCTGATTTCCTGGATCTCCAGACGGCGATCGACAACTCCCGGCTGAACCAGACCTACAACACCCCCGCGCTGGCAACCCTGGTCACCCTGGATGCCCAGGTGCAGTGGCTCAACGCCAGCGGCGGCCTGGACTTCGCCTCCGCCCGGACCGCTGACTCCGCCGGCCGGATCTACCGCTGGGCCGAGGCCTCCGAATATGCGACCCCGTTCGTGGCCAAGGCCGAAGACCGGTCCAACGTGATCGCTACGATCGACTTCGACGACTCGATCGATGCCTCTGCCATCGCCAAGGTGCTCCGCGCCAACGGTATCGTGGACACCGAGCCGTACCGCAAGCTCGGCCGCAACCAGTTGCGCATCGCCACCTTCGTGGCGATCGAACCGGACGACGTATCCGCACTGCTGGAGTGCATCGATTTCGTAGTCGCCGAACTGAAGAAGTGA
- a CDS encoding MFS transporter, producing MSTFKSLHILNYRIWFVGAIISNIGTWMQRTAQDWLVFAHLTDHDAGAMGITMALQLGPQLFLAPVAGLVADRFNRKQLLVLTQSGMALLSAALGILAVSGAAQLWHVYGFALLLGVVSALDAPVRQTFVSELVREDYLPNAVALNSASFNVARMIGPAVSGVLTVVVGPGWVFLINALSFVAMLLSLWKIPSASLRQLPRAAAGKGRIREGLRYVRFRPDIVVVLVAVFIVGTLGLNFVLFIAAMVGTEFGLDASAFGLMNSIMAIGSVAGALLSAGRKKPRLRIIFGAAGAFGVTSGVAALAPNYFWFGVALVPVGLFAITMMTSANGYVQTTTDPVMRGRVMALYMAIFMGGTPIGAPLVGWVANVAGARWSMGVAAASGLAAALIGLLWIIRAKHLRIRFDRRASGLRHFRLEPGSGGSDPDR from the coding sequence ATGTCCACCTTCAAGTCGCTGCACATCCTGAACTACCGGATCTGGTTCGTCGGGGCGATCATCTCCAATATTGGGACCTGGATGCAACGCACCGCCCAGGACTGGCTGGTCTTCGCCCACCTGACCGATCACGACGCCGGGGCCATGGGTATCACGATGGCCCTGCAACTGGGGCCGCAGCTCTTCCTGGCACCGGTCGCCGGACTCGTCGCCGACCGGTTCAACCGTAAACAGCTCCTGGTTTTGACCCAATCGGGGATGGCGCTGCTGAGCGCTGCGCTCGGTATCCTGGCCGTCTCGGGTGCGGCACAGCTCTGGCACGTCTACGGCTTCGCCTTGCTGCTCGGCGTCGTGTCAGCCCTGGACGCCCCCGTGCGGCAGACCTTCGTGTCCGAGCTGGTCCGGGAGGACTACCTTCCCAATGCGGTGGCGCTCAACAGCGCCTCCTTCAACGTGGCCAGGATGATCGGACCCGCGGTGTCCGGCGTACTCACGGTCGTTGTCGGCCCGGGCTGGGTTTTCCTGATTAACGCGCTGAGCTTCGTTGCCATGCTGCTGAGCCTGTGGAAGATTCCGTCAGCGTCGCTGCGCCAGTTGCCACGGGCGGCCGCCGGCAAGGGTCGGATCCGCGAAGGGCTGCGCTACGTGAGGTTCCGGCCGGACATCGTGGTCGTGCTGGTGGCGGTCTTCATCGTGGGGACCCTGGGACTGAACTTCGTCCTGTTCATCGCGGCCATGGTCGGCACCGAGTTCGGCCTGGACGCCAGCGCCTTCGGACTCATGAACTCGATCATGGCAATCGGATCGGTCGCGGGGGCGCTGCTGTCCGCCGGCCGCAAGAAGCCCAGGCTGAGGATCATCTTCGGGGCCGCAGGAGCCTTCGGTGTGACCTCCGGCGTTGCCGCGCTGGCGCCCAACTACTTCTGGTTCGGCGTGGCGCTGGTGCCGGTGGGGCTTTTCGCGATCACCATGATGACGAGCGCCAACGGCTACGTCCAGACGACGACAGACCCGGTGATGCGCGGGCGGGTGATGGCCCTGTACATGGCGATCTTCATGGGCGGCACGCCGATCGGGGCGCCCCTGGTGGGCTGGGTGGCCAACGTCGCCGGTGCCCGCTGGTCCATGGGCGTCGCGGCGGCCTCCGGCCTCGCCGCGGCTCTGATCGGGCTGCTGTGGATCATCCGGGCCAAGCACCTGCGGATCCGCTTTGACCGCCGTGCCAGCGGCCTGCGCCACTTCCGGCTCGAACCCGGCAGCGGCGGCAGCGACCCGGACCGCTAA
- a CDS encoding DUF3027 domain-containing protein, with translation MTPEPEQNTPEASGRAGSNKAGSDTAGGKARTKPRAGVPVWRTGKPDAVLAAAVDDARTAVEGIAEPWQIGRHLGAKTEGDRLVTHLFESKLPGYLGWQWYAVLTRNSRSKVVTVDELGLLPSEESILAPVWVPWAERVRPEDEQGDEAAEAESVAEPVEQAAAESDDDVDDDYEDSDDEDSGERNASALEAD, from the coding sequence ATGACTCCGGAACCTGAGCAGAACACGCCCGAGGCGTCCGGCCGTGCCGGATCCAATAAAGCCGGATCCGATACCGCCGGGGGGAAAGCCAGGACCAAGCCGCGCGCCGGCGTTCCGGTCTGGCGCACCGGCAAGCCCGACGCCGTCCTGGCCGCCGCCGTCGACGACGCCCGCACGGCAGTGGAAGGGATCGCCGAGCCCTGGCAGATCGGCCGGCATCTGGGAGCCAAGACCGAGGGCGACCGGCTGGTCACCCACCTGTTCGAATCGAAGCTGCCCGGCTACCTCGGCTGGCAGTGGTACGCCGTGCTGACCCGCAACTCGCGGTCCAAGGTTGTGACGGTCGATGAACTGGGCCTGCTGCCCTCGGAGGAATCCATCCTGGCACCTGTCTGGGTCCCGTGGGCCGAACGTGTCCGCCCGGAAGACGAACAGGGTGACGAGGCCGCCGAGGCGGAGTCCGTCGCCGAGCCCGTGGAGCAGGCTGCCGCGGAGTCCGACGACGATGTTGACGACGACTATGAAGACTCCGACGATGAAGACTCCGGCGAGCGGAACGCTTCCGCACTTGAGGCTGACTAG
- a CDS encoding cold shock domain-containing protein, producing MPTGKVKWYDKEKGFGFLAGEDGQEVFLPKSALPEGVTELKAGTRVEFGVADGRKGAQALGLRVLDKTPSIAKAKRPSAKDLAPLVQDLVTVLDNLSGTLAAGKYPEGNKGKAIAAALRKVADELDV from the coding sequence GTGCCTACCGGCAAGGTCAAGTGGTATGACAAGGAAAAGGGCTTTGGATTCCTCGCAGGCGAGGACGGCCAGGAGGTCTTCCTGCCCAAGTCCGCGTTGCCCGAGGGCGTAACCGAACTCAAGGCCGGCACCCGGGTTGAATTCGGTGTGGCCGACGGCCGCAAGGGCGCCCAGGCCCTGGGCCTGCGCGTGCTGGACAAGACGCCGTCCATCGCCAAGGCCAAGCGGCCCAGCGCCAAGGATCTCGCGCCGCTGGTGCAGGACCTCGTCACCGTGCTGGACAACCTCTCCGGTACCCTCGCCGCGGGCAAGTACCCGGAAGGCAACAAGGGCAAGGCGATCGCGGCAGCCCTGCGCAAGGTTGCCGACGAGTTGGACGTATAA